A stretch of Shinella zoogloeoides DNA encodes these proteins:
- a CDS encoding septation protein A: MSKATLDAPAKEEEKVSPFLKMVLELGPLVVFFFANSRGEWLASHFPVLSEMGGPIFIATGLFMAATAIALVVSWVLTRTLPMMPLISGLVVFVFGALTLWLQNDTFIKMKPTIVNTLFGAILLGGLFFGKSLLGYVFHAAFKLTDEGWRKLTLRWGLFFIVLAVMNEVVWRNFSTDFWVAFKVWGTMPITILFTLSQMPLIMRHSLEQPEENKTP; encoded by the coding sequence ATGAGCAAGGCAACGCTGGACGCACCGGCCAAGGAAGAGGAGAAGGTCAGCCCGTTCCTCAAGATGGTGCTGGAACTCGGCCCCCTCGTCGTCTTCTTCTTCGCCAATTCGCGCGGCGAGTGGCTGGCCTCGCATTTTCCGGTGCTGTCCGAGATGGGTGGGCCGATCTTCATCGCGACCGGCCTCTTCATGGCCGCGACGGCCATCGCGCTTGTCGTCTCGTGGGTGCTGACGCGCACGCTGCCGATGATGCCGCTGATCTCCGGCCTCGTCGTCTTCGTCTTCGGCGCGCTGACGCTCTGGCTGCAGAACGACACGTTCATCAAGATGAAGCCGACCATCGTCAACACGCTGTTCGGCGCGATCCTGCTCGGCGGATTGTTCTTCGGCAAGTCGCTGCTCGGCTACGTCTTCCACGCCGCCTTCAAGCTGACGGACGAGGGCTGGCGCAAGCTGACGCTGCGCTGGGGCCTGTTCTTCATCGTGCTCGCCGTGATGAACGAGGTGGTCTGGCGCAATTTCTCGACGGATTTCTGGGTGGCCTTCAAGGTGTGGGGCACCATGCCCATCACCATCCTCTTCACGCTATCGCAAATGCCGCTGATCATGCGGCATTCGCTTGAGCAGCCGGAGGAAAACAAGACGCCGTAA
- the ftsY gene encoding signal recognition particle-docking protein FtsY, translating to MALGFIKKIFTFGKDTATEPKPEAEAPVVEQQAAEPRAAEPHIIEPAPEEPAAASAPLSVDEERDALLEEAEAANPEADYHISEDVEPEIYPLPHAPSLPVTEDPVVPAEMETAGGPAGDEAVAEPEAEPVPVEEIVADEPAGSVEELVEEIAAAHVETVEAEAPGELADPVLEEAIRAERPLETPVLPKGFASSEKAVVEEAAPVAQPKRTWFQRLREGLARTSSQLTGQITSLFTKRKLDDDTLQDLEDLLIQADLGVETALRITDTLASERYGKDVTGADVSRIMSTEITKVLEPVAKPLELDLNHKPHVILVVGVNGTGKTTTIGKLAAKLSGAGLKVMLAAGDTFRAAAIEQLKIWAERTGSDIVSSKLGADAAGLAYEAYEQAKLKKSDVLIVDTAGRLQNKAELMAELEKIVRVLGKLDPDAPHTVLQTLDATTGQNAMNQVEIFRNVAGVSGLIMTKLDGTARGGILVAIAAKHKLPVYFIGVGEGIDDLEPFEAKDFAEAIAGVGA from the coding sequence ATGGCTCTCGGCTTCATCAAGAAGATTTTCACGTTCGGAAAAGACACCGCCACTGAGCCCAAGCCGGAGGCGGAAGCGCCCGTTGTCGAGCAGCAGGCCGCCGAACCGCGGGCTGCCGAGCCGCACATCATCGAGCCCGCGCCGGAAGAGCCTGCCGCAGCATCGGCGCCCCTCTCGGTCGACGAGGAGCGCGATGCGCTGCTCGAAGAGGCGGAGGCCGCCAATCCCGAGGCCGACTACCATATTTCCGAGGATGTCGAGCCGGAGATCTATCCGCTGCCGCATGCCCCGAGCCTCCCGGTTACCGAAGATCCGGTCGTGCCGGCGGAAATGGAGACTGCCGGCGGGCCGGCGGGCGACGAGGCCGTTGCAGAACCTGAAGCCGAGCCGGTGCCGGTAGAGGAGATCGTCGCGGATGAACCGGCCGGATCGGTCGAGGAACTCGTCGAGGAGATCGCCGCCGCCCATGTGGAAACGGTGGAAGCGGAAGCACCGGGCGAACTAGCGGATCCTGTCCTCGAAGAGGCCATCCGCGCGGAAAGGCCGCTGGAAACGCCGGTCCTGCCGAAGGGTTTCGCGTCGTCGGAAAAGGCTGTCGTCGAGGAGGCCGCGCCCGTGGCGCAGCCCAAGCGCACCTGGTTCCAGCGCCTGCGCGAGGGCCTTGCCCGCACCTCCTCGCAGCTCACCGGCCAGATCACCAGCCTCTTCACCAAGCGCAAGCTCGATGACGACACGCTGCAGGACCTCGAGGACCTGCTGATACAGGCTGACCTCGGCGTGGAGACGGCGCTGCGTATCACCGATACGCTCGCCTCCGAGCGTTACGGCAAGGACGTGACCGGCGCGGATGTCTCGCGCATCATGTCGACCGAGATCACCAAGGTGCTCGAACCGGTGGCAAAGCCGCTGGAACTCGACCTCAATCACAAGCCGCATGTCATCCTCGTCGTCGGCGTCAACGGTACGGGCAAGACGACGACCATCGGCAAGCTTGCGGCGAAGCTTTCGGGTGCGGGCCTCAAGGTGATGCTGGCGGCGGGCGACACGTTCCGTGCGGCGGCCATCGAACAGCTCAAGATCTGGGCGGAGCGCACCGGCTCGGACATCGTCTCCTCGAAGCTCGGCGCTGATGCGGCGGGGCTTGCCTACGAGGCCTATGAGCAGGCGAAGCTGAAGAAGAGCGACGTGCTGATCGTCGATACCGCCGGGCGTCTGCAGAACAAGGCGGAGCTGATGGCGGAACTGGAAAAGATCGTGCGCGTGCTCGGCAAGCTCGACCCCGACGCGCCGCATACCGTGCTCCAGACGCTCGACGCCACGACCGGCCAGAACGCGATGAACCAGGTGGAGATTTTCCGCAACGTCGCGGGTGTCTCGGGCCTGATCATGACAAAATTGGACGGTACGGCCCGCGGCGGCATCCTTGTGGCGATTGCGGCAAAACACAAGCTGCCGGTCTATTTCATCGGTGTCGGCGAAGGGATCGACGATCTCGAACCCTTCGAGGCCAAGGATTTCGCGGAAGCGATCGCAGGAGTTGGAGCATGA
- the dapF gene encoding diaminopimelate epimerase → MAAEAQFARMNGLGNMILVVDMRGRADAVTPTAAIALNADPATRFDQIMAIHDPKVDGTDAFIVILNCDGTKAQACGNGTRCVVQALAAETGRKAFTFQTVAGILNATEHADGTISVDMGKPVFEWSRIPLAEEFFDTSRIELQIGPIDAPILHSPAAMSMGNPHAVFWVDRDPMSFDLDRFGPLLENHPMFPEKANITLAQVTSPSSMTTRTWERGAGLTLACGSAACAAGVSGARTGRTGRKVAITVASSPNRGTLTIEWREDDHVVMTGPAEWEWSGTLDPSTGAFRRDETGAAAL, encoded by the coding sequence ATGGCCGCTGAAGCGCAATTCGCCCGTATGAACGGACTGGGAAACATGATCCTGGTCGTGGACATGCGTGGCCGCGCCGATGCCGTGACACCGACGGCCGCCATCGCGCTCAATGCCGATCCTGCGACCCGCTTCGACCAGATCATGGCGATCCACGATCCGAAGGTCGACGGCACGGATGCCTTCATCGTCATTCTCAACTGCGACGGCACCAAGGCGCAGGCCTGCGGCAACGGCACGCGCTGCGTCGTGCAGGCGCTCGCCGCCGAAACCGGCCGCAAGGCCTTCACCTTCCAGACGGTCGCCGGCATCCTCAACGCCACCGAGCATGCGGACGGCACGATCTCCGTCGATATGGGCAAGCCGGTCTTCGAATGGAGCCGCATTCCGCTTGCCGAAGAGTTCTTCGACACGAGCCGCATCGAATTGCAGATCGGGCCGATCGATGCGCCGATCCTGCATTCGCCCGCCGCCATGTCGATGGGCAATCCGCATGCCGTCTTCTGGGTCGATCGCGATCCGATGAGCTTCGATCTCGACCGTTTCGGCCCGCTGCTCGAAAACCATCCGATGTTCCCGGAAAAGGCGAATATCACACTGGCGCAGGTCACCTCGCCGTCCTCCATGACGACGCGGACCTGGGAGCGCGGCGCGGGCCTGACGCTCGCTTGCGGCTCGGCCGCCTGCGCGGCCGGCGTTTCCGGCGCGCGCACCGGCCGGACGGGCCGCAAGGTTGCGATCACCGTCGCCAGCAGCCCGAATCGCGGCACGCTGACCATCGAATGGCGCGAGGACGACCATGTCGTGATGACGGGGCCCGCCGAATGGGAATGGTCGGGCACGCTCGATCCTTCGACCGGCGCTTTCCGCCGCGACGAGACCGGGGCGGCCGCCCTTTGA
- the mtaB gene encoding tRNA (N(6)-L-threonylcarbamoyladenosine(37)-C(2))-methylthiotransferase MtaB has protein sequence MSGVTVITFGCRLNTYESEVMRAEAEKAGLNNAVLVNTCAVTGEAVRQARQAIRRARRDNPHARIIVTGCAAQTESATFAAMPEVDAVLGNEEKLKSASYRALPDFGVSAEEKLRVNDIMSVRETAPQMVKLIDGHVRAFVQVQNGCDHRCTFCIIPYGRGNSRSVPMGAVVDQARKLVESGYCEIVLTGVDATSYGADLPGQPSLGLLAKTLLKQVPEIRRLRLSSIDSIEADDHLWDLIADEPRFMPHLHLSLQHGDDLILKRMKRRHSSADARDFCARVRMARPDASFGADMIAGFPTETEEMFANAARLAEDCGIAHLHVFPYSLRPGTPAARMPQLDRALVKDRAARLRETGKRLHEAHLVSMIGRDETILVENNGLAHTENFTLVDAAGLKPRDLVPVTITGHNGRHLTMRPLNAAGAASLRN, from the coding sequence TTGAGCGGCGTTACGGTCATAACCTTCGGCTGTCGGCTCAACACCTACGAATCGGAAGTGATGCGCGCGGAGGCCGAGAAGGCGGGGCTGAACAATGCCGTGCTGGTGAACACCTGCGCCGTCACCGGCGAGGCCGTGCGCCAGGCCCGGCAGGCGATCCGCCGCGCCCGGCGCGACAATCCCCATGCCCGCATCATCGTCACCGGCTGCGCGGCGCAGACGGAAAGCGCCACCTTTGCCGCCATGCCTGAGGTGGACGCCGTGCTCGGCAACGAGGAGAAGCTGAAAAGCGCCTCCTACCGCGCGCTGCCGGATTTCGGCGTCTCGGCGGAAGAGAAGCTGCGCGTCAACGACATCATGAGCGTGCGCGAGACCGCGCCGCAGATGGTGAAGCTGATCGATGGCCATGTGCGCGCCTTCGTGCAGGTGCAGAACGGCTGCGACCACCGCTGCACCTTCTGCATCATCCCCTATGGCCGTGGCAATTCCCGCTCTGTGCCGATGGGCGCGGTGGTCGATCAGGCGCGCAAACTCGTCGAGAGCGGCTATTGCGAGATCGTGCTGACGGGCGTCGACGCGACGAGCTACGGCGCGGACCTTCCCGGTCAGCCGAGCCTCGGCCTGCTCGCCAAAACCTTGCTGAAGCAGGTGCCGGAAATCCGCCGCCTCAGGCTCTCCTCCATCGACAGCATCGAGGCGGACGATCATCTCTGGGACCTCATTGCCGATGAGCCGCGCTTCATGCCGCATCTGCACCTTTCCCTGCAGCATGGCGACGACCTGATCCTCAAGCGCATGAAGCGCCGTCATTCCAGCGCCGATGCGCGGGATTTTTGCGCGCGGGTGCGGATGGCCCGGCCGGATGCCAGTTTTGGCGCGGATATGATCGCCGGCTTTCCGACGGAGACGGAAGAAATGTTCGCCAATGCGGCGCGGCTTGCGGAAGACTGCGGCATCGCCCATCTGCACGTCTTTCCCTATAGCCTGCGCCCCGGCACGCCGGCCGCCCGCATGCCGCAGCTCGACCGCGCGCTCGTCAAGGACCGCGCCGCCCGGCTGCGGGAGACGGGGAAAAGGCTGCACGAGGCCCATCTCGTCTCGATGATCGGCAGGGATGAGACGATCCTCGTGGAGAACAACGGCCTTGCCCATACCGAAAACTTCACGCTCGTCGATGCCGCGGGGCTGAAACCGCGCGATCTTGTGCCGGTGACGATCACCGGACACAATGGCAGGCACCTGACGATGCGGCCCCTCAATGCGGCCGGCGCCGCGTCCCTTCGCAACTAG